A part of Melittangium boletus DSM 14713 genomic DNA contains:
- a CDS encoding thymidine phosphorylase: MRPYELIKAKRDGKRLPPDDIRAFLQAYTSGDVPDYQMSALCMAIFFRGLDAAELSAWAQAMLHSGEVLDLSDIPGTKVDKHSTGGVGDKVSLSLAPLAAACGVPVPMISGRGLGHTGGTLDKLESIPGFRINLPVSDYRRLVRELGCCLIGQTASVAPADKKLYALRDVTATVDCIPLIASSIMSKKLASGLDALVLDVKVGSGAFMKTQEEARTLARTMIGIGAEMGRKVTALLTDMNQPLGRAVGNALEVVEAVEMLRGRAPEDYTEVTLALTAEMLVLGGKADSLDEARRKLQAVIDDGSAVRKLKQIVEAQGGDPQSIDDYGRLPQARSTLEVPSPRTGFITGIETEAVGLAAVALGAGRQRVDSRIDPAVGFTLLRKVGEPVKVGEPLVRIHFNEPGGVEDVKARLLGAYSFGPEAPAPRPLILERLE, encoded by the coding sequence GTGAGACCCTACGAGCTCATCAAGGCCAAGCGGGACGGAAAGCGGCTCCCTCCCGATGACATCCGGGCATTCCTCCAGGCGTACACCTCGGGCGACGTGCCGGACTACCAGATGTCCGCGCTGTGCATGGCGATCTTCTTCCGGGGGCTGGACGCGGCGGAATTGAGCGCCTGGGCCCAGGCGATGCTCCATTCCGGCGAGGTGCTGGACCTGTCCGACATCCCCGGCACCAAGGTGGATAAGCATTCCACGGGAGGTGTGGGCGACAAGGTGTCCCTGAGCCTGGCGCCGCTGGCGGCCGCCTGCGGCGTGCCCGTGCCGATGATCTCCGGCCGGGGCCTGGGGCACACGGGCGGCACGCTGGACAAGCTGGAGTCCATTCCGGGCTTCCGCATCAACCTGCCGGTGAGCGACTACCGCCGTCTGGTGCGCGAGCTGGGCTGCTGCCTCATCGGCCAGACGGCGTCCGTGGCGCCCGCGGACAAGAAGCTCTACGCCCTGCGGGACGTGACGGCCACGGTGGATTGCATCCCCCTCATCGCCAGCTCCATCATGAGCAAGAAGCTCGCGTCGGGGCTGGACGCGCTGGTGCTGGACGTGAAGGTGGGCAGTGGCGCCTTCATGAAGACCCAGGAGGAAGCGCGTACGCTCGCCCGGACGATGATTGGCATCGGCGCGGAGATGGGCCGCAAGGTGACGGCGCTGCTCACGGACATGAACCAGCCCCTGGGACGCGCGGTGGGCAACGCCCTGGAGGTGGTGGAGGCCGTGGAGATGCTACGTGGCCGCGCTCCCGAGGACTACACCGAGGTGACGCTCGCGCTCACCGCGGAGATGCTGGTGCTGGGCGGCAAGGCGGACTCGCTCGACGAGGCGCGGCGCAAGCTCCAGGCGGTCATCGACGACGGCAGCGCCGTGCGCAAGTTGAAGCAGATCGTCGAGGCGCAGGGGGGCGATCCCCAGTCCATCGACGACTACGGGCGCCTGCCCCAGGCGCGCTCCACGCTGGAGGTGCCCTCGCCCCGGACGGGTTTCATCACGGGCATCGAGACGGAGGCGGTGGGCCTGGCGGCGGTGGCGCTCGGGGCGGGACGGCAGCGGGTGGACAGCAGAATCGATCCAGCCGTGGGCTTCACGCTGCTGCGCAAGGTGGGCGAGCCGGTGAAGGTGGGCGAGCCGCTGGTGCGCATCCACTTCAACGAGCCGGGCGGCGTGGAGGACGTGAAGGCCCGGCTGCTCGGGGCCTATTCCTTCGGGCCCGAGGCTCCCGCGCCCCGGCCGCTCATCCTGGAGCGCTTGGAATGA
- a CDS encoding PspA/IM30 family protein, with protein MWQRFKRAMRSFAGFFVSSIEDPELILEQNVRDLNDQVPKMNESIAMVRANLTLLEKENAKYNQDIRELTAKVKAAIQAGRDDLAAQYATKLQTEKSALERNEQQLAMAKQAYEKSLNLKKAFMREKERKTQEAMHAIRDARRAQWQSKVADAMESFTVAGIDQTHDEMLRKVQEKAAVNEARMQMALDSVDHQAVQIEEDAERLQAMDLVKQMKMEMGLNSPAPVSEVGAGPEKTIGKKVGVE; from the coding sequence ATGTGGCAACGGTTCAAGAGGGCAATGCGCAGCTTCGCTGGCTTCTTCGTCTCCTCCATCGAGGACCCGGAGCTCATCCTCGAGCAGAACGTGCGGGACCTGAACGATCAGGTGCCGAAGATGAACGAGTCCATCGCCATGGTGCGGGCGAACCTCACGCTGCTGGAGAAGGAGAACGCCAAGTACAACCAGGACATCCGCGAGCTGACGGCCAAGGTGAAGGCGGCCATCCAGGCGGGGCGGGATGACCTGGCGGCCCAGTACGCCACCAAGCTGCAGACGGAGAAGTCGGCGCTCGAGCGCAACGAGCAGCAGCTCGCCATGGCCAAGCAGGCCTACGAGAAGTCGCTCAACCTCAAGAAGGCCTTCATGCGCGAGAAGGAGCGCAAGACGCAGGAGGCGATGCACGCCATCCGCGACGCGCGCCGCGCCCAGTGGCAGTCCAAGGTCGCCGACGCCATGGAGTCCTTCACCGTCGCGGGCATCGATCAGACGCACGACGAGATGCTGCGCAAGGTGCAGGAGAAGGCCGCCGTCAACGAGGCGCGCATGCAGATGGCGCTCGACTCGGTGGACCACCAGGCCGTGCAGATCGAGGAGGACGCCGAGCGTCTGCAGGCCATGGACCTGGTCAAGCAGATGAAGATGGAGATGGGGTTGAACAGCCCCGCGCCGGTGTCCGAGGTGGGCGCGGGCCCCGAGAAGACGATCGGCAAGAAGG
- a CDS encoding 5'-deoxyadenosine deaminase, with protein sequence MDLLLTNGTVVTMNREREVLAEADVLIQDGRIARVGRNLRTRGASLRVLDVKGRVVLPGFIHGHLHACQTLFRNRADGLELLDWLRERIWPFEAAHDADSMRASADLTFAELIRSGATAALDMGSVRHYDAVFESARDSGFRLTGGKAMMDAPDTHPGLAESTEASLAESLALLERWHGTHGGRLHYALTPRFVLSCTEKLLREVGRLAREKQVRIHTHASENRTECEVVRQLTGRDNIAWFHELGLTGPHLTLAHCVWPTAEEIGLLRDTGTVVCHCPGSNLKLASGIAPVPEMLDAGVNVCLGADGAPCNNNLDMFVEMRLAALMHKPRVGPRGMPPERVLEMATLGGARALGLESELGSLEAGKRADVTVVDLSGLHTTPFDPRDVLSPLVYAARSSDVVHVIIDGRLVLKDRTLLTLDASAVAASAHQHSARIAARRR encoded by the coding sequence GTGGATCTCCTCCTCACCAACGGCACCGTCGTGACGATGAACCGCGAGCGCGAGGTGCTCGCGGAGGCCGATGTCCTCATCCAGGATGGGCGCATCGCCCGGGTGGGCCGCAACCTGCGCACACGCGGCGCGAGCCTCCGGGTACTGGACGTGAAGGGCCGGGTGGTGCTGCCCGGCTTCATCCACGGACACCTGCACGCGTGTCAGACGCTCTTCCGCAACCGGGCGGATGGCCTGGAGCTGTTGGACTGGCTGCGCGAGCGCATCTGGCCCTTCGAGGCCGCGCATGACGCGGACTCCATGCGGGCCTCGGCGGACCTGACCTTCGCGGAGCTCATCCGCTCGGGCGCCACGGCGGCGCTCGACATGGGCTCGGTGCGTCATTACGACGCCGTCTTCGAGTCCGCCCGGGACAGCGGCTTCCGGCTCACCGGGGGCAAGGCGATGATGGACGCGCCGGACACGCACCCGGGCCTGGCCGAGTCCACGGAGGCCTCGCTGGCGGAGAGCCTCGCCCTGCTGGAGCGCTGGCATGGCACCCACGGGGGCCGGCTGCACTACGCCCTCACGCCGCGCTTCGTGCTGTCCTGTACGGAGAAGCTGTTGCGCGAGGTGGGGCGTCTGGCGCGCGAGAAGCAGGTGCGCATCCACACCCACGCGAGCGAGAACCGCACCGAGTGCGAGGTGGTGCGCCAGCTCACCGGCCGGGACAACATCGCCTGGTTCCACGAGCTGGGCCTCACGGGGCCCCACCTGACGCTGGCCCACTGCGTGTGGCCCACCGCCGAGGAGATCGGGCTGTTGCGCGACACGGGCACGGTGGTGTGCCACTGCCCGGGCTCCAACCTCAAGCTGGCCTCGGGCATCGCACCGGTGCCGGAAATGCTCGACGCGGGCGTGAACGTGTGCCTCGGCGCGGATGGGGCTCCGTGCAACAACAACCTGGACATGTTCGTGGAGATGCGGCTCGCGGCGCTGATGCACAAGCCGCGGGTGGGTCCCCGGGGCATGCCTCCCGAGCGCGTACTGGAGATGGCCACGCTCGGGGGCGCCCGTGCCCTGGGTCTGGAGTCCGAGCTGGGCTCGTTGGAGGCGGGCAAGCGCGCGGACGTCACCGTGGTGGACCTGTCCGGCCTGCACACGACGCCCTTCGATCCCCGGGACGTGCTCTCGCCCCTCGTCTACGCGGCGCGCTCCAGCGACGTGGTGCACGTGATCATCGACGGGCGGCTCGTGCTCAAGGATCGGACGCTGCTCACCCTGGACGCCTCGGCCGTGGCCGCGAGCGCCCACCAGCACTCCGCGCGCATCGCCGCTCGCCGCCGGTGA
- a CDS encoding serine/threonine protein kinase, which yields MNATPADNIGIGSILRETYELVSVLGKGGMGKVYLARHLRLPGKQVAVKVLHTQEEITPDQYARFRREAEITSRLGHPNIVGVLDFYGQEDGAPCLVMEHLKGESLSQRIRRGRIPFPEVMFIARQIGSALHAAHQVGVIHRDLKPGNIFLVPTESGGVVTQQVKLLDFGISKIVTSQTLQTVDDVLMGTPQYMSPEQAMGQNSTVDARSDLFALGSIVYEMLSGISPFDDEVMMRILYRIVQEPLVPLAPRCPDVPESVCSVVEKALEKKPEDRYPSVAAFIEALTGSPLRTLAEATAEFEVASPAAPRTGPSVPAPVPGPTVVGRNPRSAASSAPASVAPDVAVEPSPQASVPQVAPPAGVPAKSRRPVVIAASLVALVGAVVSVGLLRREPPPVEPAPALVAPPTVTARPPAPTVTAPPPTVTPPPEAAKPTVEEPSAATPERKDPEPVAARPVARPVSRPETEEKIPEDVRADLAAAERALASEQAEEALRLARRSQRKLVTGASYSVLTRAHCQRKDLTNARAQWGNVPSSEKAKVRQFCKLWEIDF from the coding sequence ATGAACGCAACGCCCGCTGACAACATCGGCATCGGAAGCATTCTTCGAGAGACCTATGAACTCGTGTCCGTCCTGGGCAAGGGCGGCATGGGCAAGGTCTACCTGGCCCGGCACCTGCGGCTGCCCGGTAAACAGGTCGCGGTGAAGGTCCTCCATACCCAGGAGGAAATCACCCCCGACCAGTACGCCCGCTTCCGCCGGGAAGCGGAGATCACCTCCCGGTTGGGCCACCCCAACATCGTCGGCGTGCTCGACTTCTACGGCCAGGAGGACGGCGCCCCCTGCCTGGTGATGGAGCACCTCAAGGGGGAGAGCCTGTCGCAGCGTATCCGGCGCGGGCGCATCCCGTTCCCCGAGGTGATGTTCATCGCCCGGCAGATCGGCTCGGCCCTGCACGCCGCCCATCAGGTGGGCGTCATCCACCGCGATCTCAAGCCTGGGAACATCTTCCTCGTGCCCACCGAGTCGGGCGGAGTGGTGACCCAGCAGGTGAAGCTGCTCGACTTCGGCATCTCGAAGATCGTCACCTCGCAGACCCTGCAGACCGTGGACGACGTGCTCATGGGCACGCCCCAGTACATGTCCCCCGAGCAGGCCATGGGACAGAACAGCACGGTGGACGCGAGATCGGACCTCTTCGCCCTCGGGTCCATCGTCTACGAGATGCTGTCCGGCATCTCGCCGTTCGATGACGAGGTGATGATGCGGATCCTCTACCGCATCGTGCAGGAACCCCTCGTGCCCCTGGCGCCGCGCTGCCCGGACGTGCCCGAGTCCGTGTGCTCCGTGGTGGAGAAGGCGCTCGAGAAGAAGCCCGAGGATCGCTACCCCAGTGTCGCGGCCTTCATCGAGGCGTTGACCGGCAGCCCGCTGCGGACCCTGGCCGAGGCGACCGCTGAATTCGAGGTGGCGAGCCCCGCCGCCCCGAGGACCGGTCCGTCGGTGCCCGCGCCCGTACCCGGGCCCACGGTGGTGGGGCGCAATCCCAGGTCCGCCGCGTCTTCCGCTCCCGCGTCCGTCGCTCCGGACGTGGCGGTGGAACCCTCTCCCCAGGCGTCGGTTCCCCAGGTGGCGCCTCCCGCTGGAGTGCCCGCGAAGTCCCGGCGGCCGGTGGTGATCGCCGCGTCGCTCGTGGCGCTCGTGGGGGCGGTGGTGTCCGTGGGGCTGCTGCGACGCGAGCCGCCTCCCGTCGAGCCCGCCCCCGCGCTCGTGGCGCCGCCCACGGTGACGGCGCGGCCTCCAGCGCCCACCGTCACGGCTCCGCCACCCACCGTCACGCCTCCTCCCGAGGCGGCCAAGCCCACGGTGGAGGAGCCCTCCGCCGCGACCCCGGAGCGCAAGGACCCCGAGCCCGTGGCCGCCCGGCCCGTGGCGCGTCCCGTGTCGCGGCCGGAGACGGAGGAGAAAATTCCCGAGGACGTCCGTGCGGATCTGGCGGCCGCGGAGCGGGCCCTGGCATCGGAGCAGGCGGAGGAAGCCCTCCGGCTCGCCCGCCGCAGTCAGCGCAAGTTGGTGACGGGTGCTTCCTACTCCGTGCTCACCCGGGCCCACTGCCAGCGGAAGGATCTCACCAACGCGCGCGCTCAGTGGGGCAACGTGCCTTCGTCCGAGAAGGCCAAGGTGCGGCAGTTCTGCAAGCTCTGGGAGATCGACTTCTAA
- a CDS encoding PilZ domain-containing protein gives MSEPSRDDRRASARVSMRLGIREADTSDAFDSREGNISLGGFAWHGAALSVGTLVEVSFSLPGLAQSFRVRGQVLNVSYGARGTSAHARFLDLPADVEQHIARYLDEVEKAES, from the coding sequence ATGAGCGAGCCGTCCCGGGACGACCGGCGTGCTTCTGCCCGGGTGTCGATGCGCCTGGGCATCCGCGAGGCGGACACCTCGGACGCATTCGACTCCCGGGAAGGCAACATCTCGCTGGGAGGCTTCGCCTGGCACGGCGCGGCCTTGTCGGTGGGGACGCTGGTGGAGGTGTCCTTCTCGTTGCCGGGGTTGGCGCAGTCCTTCCGTGTCCGAGGTCAGGTGCTCAACGTAAGCTACGGTGCGCGAGGGACGTCCGCGCACGCGCGCTTCCTGGACCTGCCGGCGGACGTGGAGCAGCACATCGCGCGTTATCTGGATGAAGTGGAGAAGGCGGAGTCCTAA
- a CDS encoding CARDB domain-containing protein → MNGKRQHASLGALALLALVGCESPQETDGARATGKELVSGPDFLVKDLSHPPHVRPDRPFEATVTVCNQGDSPGDLDVRLYLANEEQQTEPEQVSNFWVQELWPGRCTRRTVPVHPLHGGGTWRLSAHLETLWGGPDVDPSNDTHVSAPIGIGYQPDFVVRSVEGPASARPQNEVRAQVTVCNQGTESGSTEVALILSEDEVPRFPSPTGPEEDSVLTITGTPMLEPGQCVPMSLRGPFYPPHSSTPATSGTYFLGAVVNPFAQSTEFDTGNNTSGYWLGWGFGPDFVITSVQGPSSTVMGNPLPTQVTVCNQGTDTGMFQVDLYLTRNPLAPTSPPEGSPEEFPVGSTHYGYNSLAPTQCATVPINGAAYRPDAPPEVRAFWLGARVKSDGSPEIRQDNNTHTGHLLGLGHGPDAVITSVQGPPSVRRDNPFITRVTVCNQGNEPASGDVRVRLGEEDALRVLVPPGAPEEPFIGSAPLPHLYPGQCTTVPVPGHAYSYLAAPGVALYLSAEVRLYPAEVELRRDNNTHPGYRLGVGNGPDFVVTSVTGPTSARPGDPISAQVTVCNQGTESGSTDVALVLSQDDTLRVAQNPTPFDDVVVNMFFTNELPPGQCTTRAMSGPAYLPPPPYPDSTPIYHLGAVANPFRQPFELVLENNTHVGGQVRFGLGPDFVITSVTGPASARPGDPITAQVTVCNQGTAPGDTDVRVYLSTDTQFPSPLPPEYGGGFDSGDHFVGGTWTPLLESGQCVTLPITGPAQPPPGSQYIPGAYYLGAVAHPAGARHNELDLGNNTHAGYRLGMGDAPDFVITSVTGPSSTRPGQSVTARVTVCNQGTRTDSTQVHLVLSEDERIQLPTFPWEPFEDTFVNSEYTHPLAPGQCTTLPITGPIWPSSGNPDTRAYHLGAMVDPDRSSGELFEDNNTHSGYLLGVGDSPDFVITSMTNPGFVRAGQPLTTQVRVCNQGTQSGDTQLLVLLSSDEHIQAPSSGPGGPSGDYVVAQAHTGMLPPGACTTLPLSVPSVWPPPSSNPEDPQGLYHLGAVVNPERVPELIETNNTRLAGRLYILP, encoded by the coding sequence ATGAATGGGAAGAGACAACACGCGAGCCTGGGGGCACTCGCCCTCCTCGCGCTCGTGGGATGTGAATCACCCCAGGAAACAGACGGCGCGCGAGCCACGGGCAAGGAGTTGGTGAGCGGGCCCGACTTCCTGGTGAAGGACTTGAGCCATCCGCCCCATGTCCGGCCGGACAGGCCGTTCGAGGCCACCGTCACGGTGTGCAACCAGGGCGATTCCCCCGGCGACCTGGATGTCCGCCTGTACCTGGCCAACGAGGAGCAACAGACCGAGCCCGAGCAGGTGAGCAACTTCTGGGTCCAGGAACTCTGGCCCGGACGGTGTACGCGGCGCACGGTGCCGGTGCATCCCCTCCACGGCGGGGGAACCTGGCGCCTGAGCGCGCACCTCGAGACCCTGTGGGGCGGTCCGGACGTGGACCCGAGCAACGACACCCACGTCTCCGCTCCAATCGGTATCGGGTACCAGCCGGACTTCGTCGTCCGCTCGGTGGAGGGGCCCGCCAGCGCGCGCCCCCAGAACGAAGTCAGGGCCCAGGTCACCGTCTGCAACCAGGGCACCGAATCCGGAAGCACCGAGGTGGCCCTCATCCTGTCCGAGGACGAGGTCCCCCGCTTCCCCTCGCCGACGGGCCCCGAGGAGGACTCCGTCTTGACCATCACCGGCACCCCCATGCTCGAGCCGGGTCAGTGCGTCCCGATGAGCCTGAGGGGCCCTTTCTACCCGCCCCACTCGAGCACGCCCGCCACGAGCGGCACCTACTTCCTGGGCGCCGTGGTGAACCCGTTCGCCCAGTCCACCGAGTTCGATACGGGCAACAACACCTCGGGCTACTGGTTGGGGTGGGGCTTCGGACCGGACTTCGTCATCACCTCCGTCCAAGGGCCCTCCAGCACCGTGATGGGCAATCCCTTGCCCACCCAGGTCACCGTCTGCAACCAGGGCACCGACACCGGGATGTTCCAAGTGGACCTCTACCTGACACGCAACCCCCTCGCGCCGACGTCCCCGCCGGAAGGCTCGCCCGAGGAATTCCCCGTGGGCTCCACCCACTATGGCTACAACTCGCTCGCTCCCACGCAATGCGCCACCGTGCCCATCAACGGCGCGGCCTACCGGCCCGACGCGCCTCCGGAGGTGCGCGCGTTCTGGCTGGGCGCCCGGGTGAAGTCGGATGGTTCCCCAGAGATCCGCCAGGACAACAACACGCACACGGGCCACCTCCTGGGCCTGGGCCACGGCCCGGACGCCGTCATCACCTCCGTCCAGGGCCCGCCCAGCGTCCGGCGCGATAACCCCTTCATCACCCGGGTCACCGTCTGCAACCAGGGCAATGAGCCGGCGTCGGGCGACGTGCGCGTGCGTCTGGGCGAAGAGGACGCCCTGCGCGTCCTCGTGCCGCCCGGCGCTCCCGAGGAGCCTTTCATCGGCTCCGCGCCCCTGCCTCACTTGTACCCCGGCCAGTGCACCACCGTGCCCGTGCCAGGCCATGCCTATTCGTACCTCGCCGCGCCGGGCGTGGCGCTCTACCTGAGCGCGGAAGTGCGTCTGTACCCCGCGGAGGTCGAGTTGCGCCGGGACAACAACACCCATCCCGGCTACCGCCTGGGCGTGGGCAATGGGCCGGACTTCGTCGTCACGTCCGTCACGGGACCCACCAGCGCTCGGCCCGGCGATCCCATCTCCGCCCAGGTCACCGTCTGCAACCAGGGCACCGAATCCGGAAGCACCGACGTGGCCCTCGTCCTGTCCCAGGACGACACCCTCCGGGTCGCCCAGAACCCGACGCCCTTCGACGATGTCGTGGTGAACATGTTCTTCACGAACGAGCTCCCGCCCGGCCAGTGCACCACCCGCGCCATGAGCGGTCCGGCCTATCTGCCTCCGCCCCCCTACCCGGACTCCACGCCCATCTACCACCTGGGCGCGGTGGCGAATCCGTTCCGCCAGCCGTTCGAGCTCGTCCTCGAGAACAACACCCACGTGGGCGGACAGGTGCGCTTCGGTCTGGGGCCGGACTTCGTCATCACCTCCGTCACGGGACCCGCCAGCGCGCGACCTGGCGACCCCATCACCGCCCAGGTCACCGTCTGCAACCAGGGCACCGCCCCGGGCGATACCGATGTGCGCGTCTACCTGTCCACGGACACCCAGTTCCCCTCGCCCCTGCCCCCTGAATACGGGGGCGGGTTTGACTCCGGAGACCACTTCGTGGGCGGCACCTGGACGCCGCTGCTCGAGTCCGGCCAGTGCGTCACCCTCCCCATCACGGGACCCGCGCAGCCGCCTCCGGGCAGCCAGTACATCCCCGGCGCCTACTACCTGGGCGCCGTGGCCCATCCGGCGGGAGCCCGCCACAACGAACTCGACCTGGGCAACAACACCCACGCGGGCTACCGCCTGGGCATGGGAGACGCACCGGACTTCGTCATCACCTCGGTGACGGGCCCCTCCAGCACGCGTCCCGGTCAGAGCGTCACCGCCCGCGTCACCGTCTGCAACCAGGGCACCCGGACCGACAGCACCCAGGTCCACCTGGTCCTCTCGGAGGATGAGCGCATCCAGTTGCCCACCTTCCCCTGGGAGCCCTTCGAGGACACCTTCGTGAACAGCGAGTACACGCACCCACTCGCCCCGGGCCAATGCACCACGCTGCCGATCACCGGCCCGATCTGGCCGTCCTCGGGCAACCCGGACACGCGCGCCTACCACCTGGGCGCCATGGTGGATCCAGACCGCTCCTCGGGCGAACTGTTCGAGGACAACAACACGCACTCGGGCTACCTGCTGGGCGTGGGGGATTCGCCGGACTTCGTCATCACGTCCATGACGAACCCGGGCTTCGTGCGCGCCGGACAGCCGCTCACCACCCAGGTGCGCGTCTGCAACCAGGGCACCCAGTCCGGCGACACCCAGCTGCTCGTCCTCCTGTCCTCGGATGAGCACATCCAGGCGCCCAGCTCGGGCCCCGGAGGCCCGTCGGGAGACTATGTCGTGGCCCAGGCCCACACCGGCATGCTTCCCCCCGGCGCGTGCACGACGCTGCCCCTCTCCGTTCCTTCGGTCTGGCCTCCGCCCTCGAGCAACCCCGAGGATCCCCAGGGGCTCTACCACCTGGGCGCCGTGGTGAACCCGGAGCGCGTCCCCGAGCTCATCGAGACCAACAACACCCGGCTCGCCGGCAGGCTCTACATCCTGCCCTGA
- a CDS encoding cytidine deaminase produces the protein MSTDIPWESLFEAATKVRERAHAPYSRFPVGAAVLYADGVVETGCNVENSSYGLSACAERNALAFGVARGRGRPLAVAIVVDTPTPCPPCGMCRQVMMEFAPKELPVRSRNLKGDEARYSLGELLPHAFTSDFL, from the coding sequence ATGAGCACGGACATTCCCTGGGAGAGCCTCTTCGAAGCGGCGACGAAGGTGCGCGAGCGCGCGCATGCGCCCTATTCGCGATTCCCCGTGGGCGCGGCGGTGCTGTACGCGGACGGCGTGGTGGAGACGGGCTGCAACGTGGAGAACTCCTCCTACGGCCTGTCCGCCTGTGCCGAGCGCAACGCCCTGGCCTTCGGGGTGGCCCGGGGCCGGGGCCGGCCGCTGGCGGTGGCCATCGTGGTGGACACGCCCACGCCCTGTCCGCCGTGCGGCATGTGCCGGCAGGTGATGATGGAGTTCGCCCCGAAGGAGCTGCCCGTGCGCAGCCGCAACCTCAAGGGCGACGAGGCGCGCTACTCGCTCGGGGAACTGCTCCCGCACGCCTTCACGAGCGACTTCCTCTGA
- a CDS encoding cupin domain-containing protein gives MRHRLGRDKTWLLMWVLCGCRATAPGTPAPETPPEAARIHGTEGDSPTFAAWRGEHLPMKEVRPGLFAATLVGDMAASGVYVLRVRVVPHGSVAPHSHPDGRLTTVLSGTIHYGRSDTIDPERAQVFGPGDSYYTPPNTPHWLTTGPEGTVYEETGFGPSAQVPVTPPSP, from the coding sequence ATGCGACACCGGCTCGGACGCGACAAAACCTGGCTCCTGATGTGGGTGCTCTGCGGCTGCCGCGCCACCGCGCCGGGCACCCCCGCGCCCGAGACGCCGCCCGAAGCCGCGAGAATCCACGGCACGGAGGGCGACTCGCCCACATTCGCCGCCTGGAGGGGAGAACACCTGCCGATGAAGGAGGTCAGACCGGGCCTCTTCGCCGCGACGCTCGTGGGCGACATGGCCGCCTCCGGGGTCTACGTGCTCCGGGTGAGGGTCGTGCCTCACGGGAGCGTCGCGCCGCACTCGCATCCGGACGGCCGGTTGACGACCGTGTTGTCCGGCACGATCCACTACGGCCGGAGTGACACGATCGACCCGGAGCGGGCCCAGGTCTTCGGCCCAGGCGACTCCTACTACACCCCGCCGAACACGCCTCACTGGCTGACCACCGGACCCGAGGGCACCGTGTACGAGGAGACCGGCTTCGGTCCCTCGGCACAGGTGCCGGTGACGCCCCCGAGCCCCTGA